A part of Maniola jurtina chromosome 19, ilManJurt1.1, whole genome shotgun sequence genomic DNA contains:
- the LOC123875318 gene encoding proline-rich protein 4-like: protein MIAFPDSKETFLNFQRTTAIFLLIAYASARPSDEWEPEGHSHSEHTKPYHVTVVKKIGVPVPHPVAVSVPQYVKIPIPQPYPVHVTVEQPIHVPVYKVVPHVVEKPVPYTVEKPVPYEVEKPYPVEVEKKVEVPIPKPYPVHVPVYKHIYHHKGGKH from the exons ATGATTGCTTTC CCAGATTCTAAGGAAACCTTTTTAAATTTCCAGAGAACAACAGCCATCTTCCTCCTGATAGCGTACGCGAGCGCGCGGCCCTCCGACGAATGGGAGCCGGAAGGTCACTCCCACTCGGAGCACACGAAGCCCTACCACGTGACGGTGGTGAAGAAGATCGGCGTGCCCGTGCCGCACCCCGTGGCCGTGTCCGTGCCGCAGTACGTCAAGATCCCCATCCCGCAGCCCTACCCCGTGCACGTCACCGTTGAACAGCCGATCCATGTGCCTGTTTACAAG GTCGTCCCCCATGTGGTCGAAAAGCCAGTACCTTACACCGTAGAAAAGCCCGTACCCTATGAGGTAGAGAAACCATACCCCGTCGAGGTAGAGAAGAAGGTAGAGGTACCAATCCCTAAGCCCTACCCTGTCCACGTACCCGTATACAAACACATCTACCACCATAAGGGAGGCAAGCACTAA